The following proteins are encoded in a genomic region of Protaetiibacter sp. SSC-01:
- a CDS encoding glycosyltransferase, producing the protein MTDAPSSTPPTEARLTILIGCDTFAPDVNGAATFSRNLAAGLASRGHDVHVMAPAQKGAAGTFTEVHEGVPMTVHRVYSWRWLPHPWLRFMLPWRVKANAERIVREVKPDAIHFQSHIVVGRGLATSAKRHGIRLVGTNHTMPENILQHVEVLPKATLDWLARIQWRAARKWFEMAEAITAPTRRAADFFERGTGLTGVHAISCGIDMSFYTPDFSPREENIVAFLGRLDEEKYIHEAIEAVAKLQDLDAKLVIIGDGEMRPRLEARARELGVTDRVRFTGRVSDDELRRELTGASVFAMPSRAELQSIATMEALASGLPVVAADAMALPHLVHPGLNGYLYQPGDVDEFARHLRAVLTATPEELDRLRRGALRTVEPHDIQRTLDIFEALYRGETVVDPDTEGELTR; encoded by the coding sequence GTGACCGACGCACCGTCGTCGACGCCCCCCACCGAAGCCCGCCTCACCATCCTCATCGGGTGCGACACGTTCGCCCCCGATGTGAACGGTGCCGCGACGTTCAGCCGCAACCTCGCGGCCGGGCTGGCCTCGCGCGGGCACGACGTGCACGTCATGGCGCCCGCCCAGAAGGGGGCCGCCGGAACGTTCACCGAGGTCCACGAAGGCGTGCCGATGACCGTGCACCGCGTGTACTCCTGGCGTTGGCTCCCGCACCCGTGGCTGCGCTTCATGCTGCCGTGGCGGGTCAAGGCGAACGCCGAGCGCATCGTGCGCGAGGTGAAGCCGGATGCCATCCACTTCCAGTCGCACATCGTCGTGGGCCGCGGGCTCGCGACCTCGGCGAAGCGCCACGGCATCCGTCTCGTGGGAACGAACCACACGATGCCCGAGAACATCCTCCAGCACGTCGAGGTGCTGCCGAAGGCGACCCTCGACTGGCTCGCGCGCATCCAGTGGCGCGCCGCACGCAAGTGGTTCGAGATGGCCGAGGCGATCACCGCGCCCACGCGCCGTGCGGCCGACTTCTTCGAGCGCGGCACGGGCCTCACGGGCGTGCACGCGATCTCGTGCGGCATCGACATGAGCTTCTACACGCCCGACTTCTCGCCGCGCGAGGAGAACATCGTCGCCTTTCTCGGGCGCCTCGACGAGGAGAAGTACATCCACGAGGCCATCGAGGCCGTCGCGAAGCTGCAGGACCTCGACGCGAAGCTCGTCATCATCGGCGACGGCGAGATGCGCCCGCGGCTCGAGGCGCGTGCGCGAGAGCTCGGCGTCACCGACCGCGTGCGCTTCACGGGCCGTGTCTCCGACGACGAGCTGCGCCGCGAGCTCACCGGCGCATCCGTCTTCGCGATGCCGTCGCGCGCCGAGCTGCAGTCGATCGCGACGATGGAAGCGCTCGCGTCGGGTCTGCCCGTCGTCGCCGCCGACGCCATGGCGCTGCCGCACCTCGTGCACCCGGGGCTCAACGGCTACCTGTACCAGCCCGGCGACGTCGACGAGTTCGCGCGCCACCTGCGCGCCGTGCTCACGGCGACCCCCGAGGAGCTCGACCGCCTGCGCCGGGGCGCCCTGCGCACCGTCGAGCCGCACGACATCCAGCGCACGCTCGACATCTTCGAGGCCCTCTACCGCGGCGAGACCGTCGTCGACCCCGACACCGAGGGGGAGCTCACCCGGTGA
- a CDS encoding DMT family transporter encodes MPDVLPLADDVVRLFEGSAPIGILIAIVGAVFLSLGAQLQHRGVEKVEASHGSGQKAGLSGGQLVRLLARPSWLFGTLMLGLAIVFQLVALGFAPLIVVQPIGIVALVLTSILNARVSKVKLERPAITAILMCVVGIGVFVTVAAFYATEHVLKETQLIIVLAILGVVLLALGAAFAFFRKRVNALFYIAAGGILYGFVASIAKVVINRILTGNLDWVTVVGGIALLLALGLGFYFVQTAYSVGAPDLVIAGLTVIDPLVAVAIGIFVLGEASNTPLWAALVWIVAGGVAIFGVFQLAKHHPQTHRRDEPGEFAPLR; translated from the coding sequence GTGCCTGACGTCCTTCCGCTCGCCGACGACGTCGTGCGACTCTTCGAGGGTTCCGCGCCCATCGGCATCCTCATCGCGATCGTGGGCGCCGTGTTCCTGTCGCTCGGCGCCCAGCTGCAGCATCGCGGCGTCGAGAAGGTCGAGGCCTCGCACGGCTCCGGACAGAAGGCGGGTCTCTCCGGCGGTCAGCTCGTGCGCCTCCTCGCCCGCCCGAGCTGGCTCTTCGGCACGCTCATGCTGGGCCTCGCGATCGTCTTCCAGCTCGTCGCCCTCGGCTTCGCGCCCCTCATCGTGGTGCAGCCCATCGGCATCGTCGCCCTCGTGCTCACCTCGATCCTCAACGCGCGCGTCTCGAAGGTGAAGCTCGAGCGCCCCGCGATCACGGCGATCCTCATGTGCGTCGTCGGGATCGGCGTCTTCGTCACGGTCGCCGCGTTCTACGCGACCGAGCACGTGCTCAAGGAGACGCAGCTCATCATCGTGCTCGCGATCCTCGGCGTCGTGCTCCTCGCGCTCGGCGCCGCGTTCGCCTTCTTCCGCAAGCGCGTCAACGCGCTCTTCTACATCGCCGCGGGCGGCATCCTGTACGGCTTCGTCGCGTCGATCGCGAAGGTCGTCATCAACCGCATCCTGACCGGCAACCTCGACTGGGTCACGGTCGTCGGCGGCATCGCCCTGCTGCTCGCGCTCGGTCTCGGCTTCTACTTCGTGCAGACCGCGTACTCGGTGGGCGCTCCCGACCTCGTGATCGCGGGCCTCACCGTCATCGACCCGCTCGTCGCCGTCGCGATCGGCATCTTCGTGCTCGGCGAGGCCTCGAACACCCCGCTCTGGGCGGCGCTCGTGTGGATCGTCGCCGGCGGCGTCGCGATCTTCGGCGTCTTCCAGCTCGCGAAGCACCACCCCCAGACCCACCGGCGCGATGAGCCGGGCGAGTTCGCCCCGCTGCGGTAA
- the def gene encoding peptide deformylase — MAVLPIRITGDPVLHERAQEVEEIDEGLSALVHDMEDTMSAAPGVGLAAPQVGIPLRLFVYNWRDEDGVLHAGTAINPQLLISPPPVGIADPDEDSEGCLSIPGERFPLLRSHTALLRAVDLDGKPYEILATGWLARIFQHEFDHLDGVLYADRLADAHGRAAARAVRRNKWGVPGKSWLPGRDHLED, encoded by the coding sequence ATGGCCGTTCTCCCGATCCGGATCACCGGGGACCCCGTGCTGCACGAGCGCGCCCAGGAGGTGGAGGAGATCGACGAGGGCCTCTCCGCCCTCGTGCACGACATGGAGGACACCATGTCGGCCGCACCGGGCGTGGGCCTCGCGGCGCCGCAGGTCGGCATCCCGCTGCGCCTCTTCGTCTACAACTGGCGCGACGAGGACGGCGTGCTGCACGCCGGCACCGCCATCAACCCGCAGCTGCTCATCTCCCCTCCGCCGGTCGGCATCGCCGACCCCGACGAGGACTCCGAGGGCTGCCTCTCCATCCCGGGCGAGCGCTTCCCGCTGCTGCGCTCGCACACGGCGCTCCTTCGCGCCGTCGACCTCGACGGCAAGCCGTACGAGATCCTCGCGACGGGTTGGCTCGCGCGCATCTTCCAACACGAGTTCGACCACCTCGACGGCGTGCTCTACGCCGACCGGCTCGCCGACGCGCACGGGCGCGCCGCAGCACGGGCGGTGCGCCGCAACAAGTGGGGCGTGCCGGGCAAGTCGTGGCTTCCGGGCCGCGACCACCTCGAGGACTAG
- the dnaE gene encoding DNA polymerase III subunit alpha: MLDGAARVSDLMKEVAAQGMPGIAITDHGNNFGAFDFWSQANNAGVKPIIGTEAYLTPGTHRTDKTRVRWGDGGEDDVSGSGAYTHMTMWAENTEGMHNLFRLSSLASIEGYYFKPRMDRELLQTYGKGIIATTGCPSGEVQTRLRLGQYELAREAAAEFRDIFGKDNFFVEIMDHGLGIERRVMTDLVRLSKDLGLPLVATNDLHYTHAHDSSAHEILLCVQSGSTLADPKRFKFDSQEFYLKSPAEMRQLFRDHPDACDNTLLIAERCDVTFNTSANYMPRYPVPEGETEESWFIKEVERGLHERYPAGIPDDVRKQAEYEVGVITQMGFPGYFLVVADFINWSKDHGIRVGPGRGSGAGSMAAYAMKITDLDPLQHGLIFERFLNPDRVSMPDFDVDFDERRRGEVIKYVTEKYGEERVAQIVTYGTIKAKQALKDSGRVLGFPFSMGEKLTKAMPPAIMGKDIPLSGIVDPAHDRYKEAGDFRAILDTDAEARTVFETARGLEGLKRQWGVHAAGVIMSSEPLIDIIPIMRREQDGQIVTQFDYPAAEALGLIKMDFLGLRNLTIIDDALDNIEANRGFRPVLEELALDDPAAYELLGRGDTLGVFQLDGGPMRALLRLMKPDNFEDISAVIALYRPGPMGANSHTNYALRKNGQQPIVPIHPELEEPLKDILDTTYGLIIYQEQVMAIAQRVAGFSLGQADILRRAMGKKKKSELDKQYEGFSAGMKERGFSDTAIKTLWDILLPFSDYAFNKAHSAAYGVLSYWTAYLKAHYPAEYMAALLTSVGDARDKLAVYLNECRRMGIKVLPPDVNESIGFFAAVGEDIRFGLGAVRNVGFGVVDQIRAAREEKDKFTSFHDFLRKVPLAALNKRTIESLIKAGAFDSLGTTRRALIEIHEEAVESAVSVKRNEANGQVGFDFDSLWDEPAAVDHVPERPEWSKKDKLAFEREMLGLYVSEHPLDGLEVLLAKHASITVGDLLASDSIQDGESVTVAGLLTSVQHRTARQSGNPYGVVTIEDFTGEVSVMFLGKTYQEFAPGLQGDSIAVIKARVSQRDDGIGLHAQSMFMPDTGQSLGSGPLVIQVPEHRATTEVVSALGDVLIRHRGDNEVRLRLVRGDTARLFEIPYPVSVTADLYGELKSLLGPNCVV; the protein is encoded by the coding sequence ATGCTCGACGGCGCTGCCCGCGTGTCCGACCTCATGAAGGAGGTCGCGGCCCAGGGCATGCCGGGCATCGCGATCACCGACCACGGCAACAACTTCGGCGCCTTCGACTTCTGGTCGCAGGCGAACAACGCGGGCGTCAAGCCGATCATCGGCACCGAGGCCTACCTCACGCCGGGCACCCACCGCACCGACAAGACGCGCGTGCGGTGGGGCGACGGGGGAGAGGACGACGTCTCGGGCTCCGGCGCGTACACCCACATGACGATGTGGGCCGAGAACACGGAGGGCATGCACAACCTCTTCCGTCTCTCGAGCCTCGCGTCGATCGAGGGCTACTACTTCAAGCCACGTATGGACCGCGAACTGCTGCAGACCTACGGCAAGGGCATCATCGCGACCACCGGATGCCCGTCGGGCGAGGTGCAGACGCGCCTGCGCCTCGGTCAGTACGAGCTCGCGCGCGAGGCGGCCGCCGAGTTCCGCGACATCTTCGGCAAGGACAACTTCTTCGTCGAGATCATGGACCACGGCCTCGGCATCGAGCGCCGCGTCATGACCGACCTCGTGCGGCTGTCGAAAGACCTCGGCCTCCCGCTCGTCGCCACGAACGACCTGCACTACACGCACGCGCACGACTCCTCGGCGCACGAGATCCTGCTGTGCGTGCAGTCGGGCTCGACGCTCGCCGACCCGAAGCGGTTCAAGTTCGACTCGCAGGAGTTCTACCTCAAGTCGCCCGCCGAGATGCGGCAGCTGTTCCGCGACCACCCGGATGCGTGCGACAACACGCTCCTCATCGCCGAGCGCTGCGACGTGACGTTCAACACGAGCGCCAACTACATGCCGCGCTATCCGGTGCCCGAGGGTGAGACCGAGGAGAGCTGGTTCATCAAGGAGGTCGAGCGCGGCCTCCACGAGCGCTACCCGGCCGGCATCCCCGACGACGTGCGCAAGCAGGCCGAGTACGAGGTCGGCGTCATCACGCAGATGGGTTTCCCGGGTTACTTCCTCGTCGTCGCCGACTTCATCAACTGGTCGAAGGACCACGGCATCCGCGTCGGCCCCGGCCGCGGCTCGGGTGCCGGTTCCATGGCGGCGTACGCCATGAAGATCACCGACCTGGACCCGCTCCAGCACGGCCTCATCTTCGAGCGCTTCCTCAACCCCGACCGCGTCTCGATGCCCGACTTCGACGTCGACTTCGACGAGCGTCGCCGCGGCGAGGTCATCAAGTACGTCACCGAGAAGTACGGCGAGGAGCGCGTCGCGCAGATCGTCACCTACGGCACGATCAAGGCGAAGCAGGCACTCAAGGACTCCGGCCGCGTGCTCGGCTTCCCGTTCTCGATGGGCGAGAAGCTCACCAAAGCGATGCCGCCCGCGATCATGGGCAAGGACATCCCGCTCTCGGGCATCGTCGACCCCGCCCACGACCGCTACAAGGAGGCGGGTGACTTCCGCGCCATCCTCGACACCGACGCGGAGGCGCGCACGGTCTTCGAGACGGCGCGCGGCCTCGAGGGCCTCAAGCGCCAATGGGGTGTGCACGCCGCAGGCGTCATCATGTCGAGCGAGCCGCTCATCGACATCATCCCGATCATGCGCCGTGAGCAGGACGGCCAGATCGTCACGCAGTTCGACTACCCCGCGGCGGAGGCCCTCGGCCTCATCAAGATGGACTTCCTGGGGCTCAGAAACCTCACCATCATCGACGACGCCCTCGACAACATCGAGGCCAACCGCGGCTTCCGGCCCGTGCTCGAGGAACTGGCCCTCGACGACCCGGCCGCCTACGAGCTCCTCGGCCGCGGCGACACGCTCGGCGTGTTCCAGCTCGACGGCGGGCCCATGCGCGCGCTCCTGCGCCTCATGAAGCCCGACAACTTCGAGGACATCTCCGCCGTCATCGCGCTCTACCGTCCCGGCCCCATGGGTGCGAACTCGCACACGAACTACGCGCTGCGCAAGAACGGGCAGCAGCCGATCGTGCCGATCCACCCGGAGCTCGAGGAACCCCTCAAGGACATCCTCGACACGACCTACGGCCTCATCATCTACCAGGAGCAGGTGATGGCGATCGCGCAGCGGGTGGCGGGCTTCTCGCTCGGCCAAGCCGACATCCTGCGCCGCGCGATGGGCAAGAAGAAGAAGTCCGAGCTCGACAAGCAGTACGAGGGCTTCAGCGCGGGCATGAAGGAGCGCGGCTTCTCCGACACGGCCATCAAGACGCTGTGGGACATCCTGCTGCCCTTCTCCGACTACGCGTTCAACAAAGCGCACTCGGCCGCCTACGGCGTGCTGAGCTACTGGACGGCGTACCTCAAGGCGCACTACCCGGCCGAGTACATGGCGGCCCTCCTCACGAGCGTCGGCGACGCGCGCGACAAGCTCGCCGTCTACCTCAACGAGTGCCGCCGCATGGGCATCAAGGTGCTCCCGCCCGACGTCAACGAGTCGATCGGCTTCTTCGCGGCCGTCGGGGAGGACATCCGCTTCGGTCTCGGCGCCGTGCGCAATGTGGGCTTCGGCGTCGTCGACCAGATCCGGGCAGCGCGCGAGGAGAAGGACAAGTTCACGTCCTTCCACGACTTCCTGCGCAAGGTGCCGCTCGCGGCTCTCAACAAGCGCACGATCGAGTCGCTCATCAAGGCGGGCGCCTTCGACTCGCTCGGCACGACCCGCCGCGCGCTCATCGAGATCCACGAGGAGGCCGTCGAGTCGGCGGTCTCGGTCAAGCGCAACGAGGCCAACGGCCAGGTCGGGTTCGACTTCGACTCGCTCTGGGACGAGCCCGCTGCCGTCGACCACGTGCCCGAGCGGCCCGAGTGGTCGAAGAAGGACAAGCTCGCCTTCGAGCGCGAGATGCTCGGCCTCTACGTCTCCGAGCATCCGCTCGACGGCCTCGAGGTGCTGCTCGCGAAGCACGCGTCGATCACGGTCGGCGACCTGCTCGCGTCCGACAGCATCCAGGACGGCGAGTCGGTCACGGTCGCGGGCCTCCTCACGAGCGTGCAGCACCGCACGGCGCGGCAGTCGGGCAACCCGTACGGCGTCGTCACGATCGAGGACTTCACCGGCGAGGTGAGCGTCATGTTCCTCGGCAAGACCTACCAGGAGTTCGCGCCGGGCCTGCAGGGCGACAGCATCGCCGTCATCAAGGCGCGCGTGAGCCAGCGCGACGACGGCATCGGCCTGCACGCGCAGAGCATGTTCATGCCCGACACGGGTCAGAGCCTCGGCTCGGGTCCGCTTGTCATCCAGGTGCCCGAGCACCGCGCGACCACCGAGGTCGTCTCGGCGCTCGGCGACGTGCTCATCCGCCACCGCGGCGACAACGAGGTGCGGCTGCGCCTCGTGCGCGGCGACACGGCGCGGCTCTTCGAGATCCCGTACCCGGTGTCGGTGACCGCCGACCTCTACGGCGAGCTCAAGAGCCTCCTCGGGCCCAACTGCGTCGTCTGA
- a CDS encoding RluA family pseudouridine synthase, giving the protein MERRGMPIPDGLVGDRADAAVARLLGFSRTFAQEVLEAGGVTLDGAVLGKSDRVRPGWLEVEWAPKLEPAVVPQLVPGFHVVHDDDDIVVIDKPVGVAAHPASGWDGPTVLGALAGAGYRIATSGSAERQGIVHRLDVGTSGLMVVAKSERAYSEMKRQFHDREVDKIYHAVVQGHPDPFSGTIDAPVGRHPGSSWKFAVTADGKHAVTHYDTLEAMRAATLLEIHLETGRTHQIRVHMSAQRHPCVGDILYGADPTLASRLGIARQWLHAVRLGFRHPGSGEYVEFETRYPDDLQHALDVLRAD; this is encoded by the coding sequence ATGGAGCGTCGTGGGATGCCGATCCCCGACGGGCTCGTCGGCGATCGAGCGGATGCCGCGGTCGCCCGCCTGCTCGGGTTCTCGCGCACCTTCGCTCAGGAGGTGCTCGAGGCCGGCGGGGTGACGCTCGACGGCGCCGTGCTCGGTAAGTCCGACCGCGTGCGCCCCGGCTGGCTCGAGGTCGAGTGGGCGCCCAAGCTCGAGCCCGCGGTCGTGCCGCAGCTCGTGCCCGGCTTCCACGTCGTGCACGACGACGACGACATCGTCGTGATCGACAAGCCCGTCGGCGTCGCCGCGCACCCCGCGAGCGGATGGGACGGGCCGACCGTGCTGGGAGCCCTCGCGGGCGCCGGGTACCGCATCGCGACATCCGGATCCGCCGAGCGGCAGGGCATCGTGCACCGGCTCGACGTGGGCACGAGCGGACTCATGGTCGTCGCGAAGAGCGAGCGCGCCTACAGCGAGATGAAGCGGCAGTTCCACGACCGCGAGGTCGACAAGATCTACCACGCCGTCGTGCAGGGGCACCCCGACCCGTTCTCGGGCACGATCGACGCGCCCGTCGGACGGCATCCGGGATCCAGCTGGAAGTTCGCGGTCACGGCCGACGGCAAGCACGCCGTCACCCACTACGACACGCTCGAGGCGATGCGCGCGGCGACCCTCCTCGAGATCCACCTCGAGACGGGACGCACGCACCAGATCCGCGTGCACATGTCGGCCCAGCGCCACCCGTGCGTCGGCGACATCCTCTACGGCGCGGACCCGACGCTCGCCTCGCGGCTCGGCATCGCGCGGCAGTGGCTGCACGCCGTGCGGCTCGGATTCCGCCACCCCGGGTCGGGGGAGTACGTCGAGTTCGAGACACGGTACCCCGACGATCTCCAGCACGCGCTCGACGTCCTCCGTGCGGATTAG
- the lspA gene encoding signal peptidase II translates to MSVRALVLLGVVAAGILALDQLAKFLIVANLEEGESIEVIGQLLQFHFVRNSGAAFSLASGFTWILSIVAVGVIVAIIVLAKRIKSAAWAWMLGLLLGGALGNVTDRLFREPSFGQGHVIDFIRVWGFPAIFNIADIAISTAMGLFLLLTLRGVHLDGTRASDTIERVPTPPAADE, encoded by the coding sequence GTGAGCGTGCGCGCCCTCGTGCTGCTCGGCGTCGTCGCGGCAGGGATCCTCGCCCTCGACCAGCTCGCGAAGTTCCTCATCGTCGCCAACCTCGAGGAGGGCGAGTCGATCGAGGTGATCGGGCAGCTGCTCCAGTTCCACTTCGTGCGCAACTCGGGCGCGGCGTTCTCGCTCGCGAGCGGGTTCACGTGGATCCTCTCGATCGTCGCCGTCGGCGTCATCGTCGCGATCATCGTGCTCGCGAAGCGCATCAAGTCCGCCGCGTGGGCCTGGATGCTGGGCCTCCTCCTCGGCGGAGCGCTCGGCAACGTGACCGACCGCCTGTTCCGAGAGCCGAGCTTCGGCCAGGGGCACGTCATCGACTTCATCCGGGTGTGGGGCTTCCCGGCGATCTTCAACATCGCCGACATCGCGATCTCCACCGCGATGGGGCTGTTCCTGCTGCTGACGCTCCGCGGCGTGCACCTCGACGGCACGAGGGCCTCCGACACGATCGAGCGGGTTCCGACGCCGCCCGCCGCCGACGAGTGA
- a CDS encoding DivIVA domain-containing protein produces the protein MALTPEDVVNKRFNPTKFREGYDQDEVDDFLDEVVVELRRLNQENEELRQRLVAADARVSELQRSASQAPAPAAPSVAPVPAPAPAAMPAPVAAPAPAPVPAPAADLGQQDGSMDQSNTNNLLQLARRLHEEHVREGMEKRDQLIAEGHATAARLVSEAETQQRTAIEALEAEKSGLERRIEELRIFESEYRDQLKGYIEGQLRELESAAPISAPEAAAQPALGSAGPVFGAPASEAPASEAPAFAAPSYDPPSYEAPSYEAPSYESPVVENPPSYEAPADAAPAEQPAPQEFAAPAYGGDYSQAPAPQPASGSTPPAYAGFPAPQVTNEYPASQPEQSSQQPEYPAYSQRNTEFPGFGGN, from the coding sequence ATGGCTCTGACGCCGGAAGATGTCGTCAACAAGCGTTTCAATCCCACGAAGTTCCGTGAGGGTTACGACCAGGACGAGGTCGACGACTTCCTGGACGAGGTCGTCGTCGAGCTCCGGCGCCTCAATCAGGAGAACGAGGAGCTGCGCCAGCGCCTTGTGGCCGCCGACGCCCGCGTGAGCGAGCTGCAGCGCTCCGCGAGCCAGGCTCCCGCGCCGGCCGCTCCGAGCGTCGCCCCCGTCCCGGCGCCGGCGCCCGCCGCGATGCCCGCGCCCGTCGCGGCCCCCGCTCCCGCCCCGGTTCCGGCTCCCGCCGCCGACCTCGGCCAGCAGGACGGCTCGATGGACCAGAGCAACACCAACAACCTGCTCCAGCTCGCCCGCCGCCTCCACGAGGAGCACGTGCGCGAGGGCATGGAGAAGCGCGACCAGCTGATCGCCGAGGGCCACGCGACGGCCGCACGTCTCGTGTCCGAGGCGGAGACGCAGCAGCGCACCGCGATCGAGGCCCTCGAGGCAGAGAAGTCGGGCCTCGAGCGCCGCATCGAGGAGCTCCGCATCTTCGAGTCGGAGTACCGCGACCAGCTCAAGGGCTACATCGAGGGTCAGCTGCGTGAGCTTGAGTCGGCCGCGCCGATCTCGGCGCCCGAGGCTGCCGCTCAGCCGGCGCTCGGCTCCGCCGGCCCCGTCTTCGGCGCGCCCGCATCCGAGGCCCCGGCATCCGAGGCCCCCGCGTTCGCGGCGCCCAGCTACGACCCGCCGTCGTACGAGGCCCCGAGCTACGAGGCCCCGTCGTACGAGTCGCCCGTCGTCGAGAACCCGCCGTCGTACGAGGCCCCGGCCGATGCCGCGCCCGCCGAGCAGCCCGCTCCGCAGGAGTTCGCGGCGCCCGCCTACGGCGGCGACTACAGCCAGGCTCCCGCCCCGCAGCCCGCGAGCGGCTCGACGCCCCCCGCGTACGCCGGCTTCCCGGCGCCGCAGGTGACGAACGAGTACCCGGCCTCGCAGCCCGAGCAGTCCTCGCAGCAGCCCGAGTACCCCGCGTACTCGCAGCGCAACACCGAGTTCCCCGGTTTTGGCGGCAACTGA
- a CDS encoding cell division protein SepF encodes MANPLRKTMVYLGLADEEYDDVAPEQAAPAPRETAAAASAPVNSRPAPVTPLRRAAAPRTAPSGMNEILTVHPRHYKDAQTIAESFREGVPVIINLSQMSEPEARRLIDFASGLSMGLYGKIERVTNKVFLLSPEHVAVSGDQAEADAEVDAGFFETH; translated from the coding sequence ATGGCGAACCCGCTGCGCAAGACGATGGTCTACCTCGGCCTGGCCGATGAGGAGTACGACGACGTCGCGCCCGAGCAGGCGGCGCCCGCGCCCCGCGAGACGGCCGCTGCCGCGTCCGCTCCCGTGAACTCGCGCCCCGCGCCCGTGACGCCGCTGCGTCGCGCCGCCGCGCCCCGGACGGCCCCCTCGGGCATGAACGAGATCCTCACGGTGCACCCGCGCCACTACAAGGACGCGCAGACGATCGCCGAGAGCTTCCGCGAGGGCGTGCCGGTCATCATCAACCTCTCGCAGATGAGCGAGCCCGAGGCTCGTCGCCTCATCGACTTCGCGAGCGGCCTCTCGATGGGCCTCTACGGCAAGATCGAGCGCGTCACCAACAAGGTCTTCCTGCTCTCGCCCGAGCACGTGGCCGTGAGCGGCGACCAGGCCGAGGCCGACGCCGAGGTCGACGCGGGCTTCTTCGAGACCCACTGA
- a CDS encoding YggS family pyridoxal phosphate-dependent enzyme: MSADAPLAERLATVDAGIADAARAAGRDPGELTRIVVTKFHPASLVRELAALGVRDVGENRHQEAQAKAAETADLELSWHFVGQLQSNKARAVRRYARAIHSVDRDSLVDALAGPDHDPVDVFLEIDLSGQPGRGGADPADAERLAERVLGTAGIRLVGVMAVAPLGEEPRAAFARLRALSERVRSLAPDADRISAGMSGDYAEAILEGATHLRIGTAITGKRPDRG, from the coding sequence ATGAGCGCCGACGCCCCGCTCGCCGAGCGGCTCGCGACGGTCGACGCCGGGATCGCGGATGCGGCACGCGCCGCAGGCCGCGACCCCGGCGAGCTCACGCGCATCGTCGTCACCAAGTTCCACCCCGCCTCCCTCGTGCGCGAACTCGCCGCCCTCGGTGTGCGCGACGTGGGGGAGAACCGCCACCAGGAGGCGCAGGCGAAGGCCGCCGAGACGGCCGACCTCGAGCTGAGCTGGCACTTCGTGGGCCAGCTCCAGAGCAACAAGGCGCGTGCCGTGCGGCGCTACGCGAGGGCCATCCACTCCGTCGACCGCGACTCGCTCGTCGACGCCCTCGCCGGCCCCGACCACGACCCCGTCGACGTCTTCCTCGAGATCGACCTCTCGGGGCAGCCCGGACGCGGCGGGGCCGACCCGGCCGACGCCGAACGGCTCGCCGAGCGCGTGCTCGGCACCGCGGGCATCCGTCTCGTGGGCGTCATGGCGGTCGCGCCGCTCGGGGAGGAGCCGCGCGCCGCGTTCGCGCGTCTGCGCGCCCTCTCGGAGCGCGTGCGGTCGCTCGCGCCGGATGCCGACCGCATCTCGGCGGGCATGTCCGGCGACTACGCCGAGGCCATCCTCGAAGGCGCGACACACCTGCGGATCGGCACGGCAATCACGGGAAAGCGTCCGGACCGCGGTTAA